In Calothrix sp. PCC 7507, one DNA window encodes the following:
- a CDS encoding glycosyltransferase family 2 protein, with product MRSGWVSERVSGENGAILAAVPDVSVVVPVRDEVESLPLLLEAIASTLSASQLNYEIICIDDGSTDGSAEFLKAEAQRRSDLKAVILRRNYGQTAAMAAGFNYALGKAIVTLDADLQNDPADIPMLLAKLDEGYDLVSGWRQKRQDGAINRLLPSKIANWLIRRTTSVDIHDYGCSLKAYRAELVADMHLYGELHRFLPALAYIEGARITEMPVRHHPRRFGRSKYGISRTFRVLMDLLTILFMKKFLTRPMHVFGLLGLISMVVGVGIGIYLTFVKLAWHEDIGNRPLLILAVLLLVTGVQLFCFGLLAELLMRTYHESQGRPIYRVREVIAKNIK from the coding sequence ATGAGGAGTGGGTGGGTTTCGGAAAGGGTGAGTGGGGAAAATGGGGCGATTTTAGCCGCTGTCCCAGATGTTTCGGTGGTGGTGCCGGTGCGGGATGAGGTGGAGAGTTTGCCGTTGCTACTAGAAGCGATCGCATCTACTTTATCAGCTAGTCAGTTGAATTATGAAATCATCTGCATAGATGACGGTTCTACAGATGGTTCAGCGGAATTTCTCAAAGCAGAAGCCCAAAGACGCAGCGATTTAAAAGCGGTGATTCTGCGGCGCAATTATGGTCAAACAGCGGCGATGGCTGCTGGTTTTAATTATGCACTGGGGAAAGCGATCGTCACTTTAGATGCTGATTTGCAAAATGACCCAGCTGACATCCCCATGCTGTTGGCCAAACTGGATGAGGGTTATGATTTGGTGAGTGGTTGGCGGCAAAAACGCCAAGATGGGGCGATAAATCGCTTACTTCCTTCCAAAATTGCTAACTGGTTAATTCGCCGTACCACTAGCGTTGATATTCACGACTATGGCTGTTCTTTGAAAGCTTATCGGGCCGAATTAGTGGCAGATATGCACCTCTATGGGGAACTACACCGATTTTTACCGGCTTTGGCCTATATTGAAGGGGCCAGAATTACAGAAATGCCTGTGCGTCATCACCCCCGGCGTTTCGGTCGCAGTAAGTATGGGATATCGCGGACGTTCCGGGTATTGATGGACTTGTTAACTATTTTGTTTATGAAAAAGTTCCTCACCCGCCCAATGCACGTTTTTGGGCTATTGGGCTTAATTTCGATGGTTGTGGGTGTGGGGATTGGAATTTACTTGACTTTTGTTAAATTGGCTTGGCATGAGGACATCGGTAATCGCCCGCTGCTAATTTTAGCAGTTCTCCTGCTAGTGACTGGGGTACAGCTGTTTTGCTTTGGTCTTTTAGCTGAGTTGCTAATGCGTACTTACCACGAATCTCAGGGTCGTCCCATCTATCGTGTGCGAGAGGTAATAGCAAAAAATATTAAGTAA
- a CDS encoding MFS transporter produces the protein MKAFDSFDAHLRRNLLTLFTAGLLFWSSMAALLPTLPLYLEDVGGSTQQIGIVMGGFAIGLLMFRPMLGRLADQRGRKILLLIGVIIAAIAPFGYLAFKSMAMLTVVRAFHGVSVAAFTTGYSALVADLAPVESRGEIIGYMSLTAPIGLAIGPALGGYLQAAVGYPLLFLVAAELAFVALLATLQIVNPPLQKPRETESSNSKFWHLLISHRVRVPTVVMLLVGLGLGTVHTFVGLFIKSTGVDLNVGLFFTGAAVASFSVRLFAGKASDRLGRGLFITCSIVAYTVSLLILWQANSAIAFLIAACLEGCGGGTLISMVITMMADRSFPQERGQVFAICVAGFDLGIAIAAPVFGSLAEQIGYRNMFGFSAILTFLAFLIFLTQSSKNLSNSLRFALGRSEDVYSLNKL, from the coding sequence TTGAAAGCTTTTGATAGTTTTGATGCCCATCTGCGGCGTAACCTGCTGACTTTATTCACAGCAGGTTTGTTGTTCTGGTCGAGTATGGCTGCTTTGTTACCGACCTTACCGCTGTACTTGGAGGATGTGGGTGGAAGTACGCAACAAATTGGGATTGTGATGGGTGGTTTTGCGATCGGATTGTTGATGTTTCGTCCCATGCTGGGAAGACTTGCAGATCAGCGTGGTCGGAAAATTCTTTTATTAATTGGTGTTATTATCGCCGCGATCGCCCCTTTTGGTTACTTAGCTTTTAAATCAATGGCGATGTTGACTGTGGTACGCGCCTTTCATGGCGTTAGTGTGGCGGCTTTCACCACTGGCTACAGTGCATTGGTGGCAGATTTAGCACCTGTGGAAAGTCGTGGCGAAATTATTGGTTACATGAGTCTCACAGCGCCGATTGGTTTAGCGATTGGGCCTGCTTTGGGAGGATATTTACAAGCAGCAGTGGGCTACCCACTCTTATTTCTTGTCGCTGCTGAATTGGCTTTTGTGGCGCTGTTGGCTACTTTACAAATCGTCAATCCACCGCTGCAAAAACCCCGGGAAACAGAAAGTAGCAATAGCAAATTTTGGCATCTTTTGATCAGTCACCGGGTGAGAGTGCCTACAGTAGTGATGTTACTGGTGGGGTTAGGTCTGGGGACTGTGCATACCTTTGTGGGATTATTCATCAAATCAACTGGGGTAGATTTGAATGTGGGGTTGTTTTTTACGGGTGCAGCAGTTGCTAGTTTTAGTGTGAGGCTGTTTGCTGGTAAGGCGAGCGATCGCTTAGGTCGTGGTTTGTTTATTACTTGCAGCATTGTGGCTTACACTGTTTCATTACTAATTTTGTGGCAAGCCAACAGTGCGATCGCTTTTTTAATCGCGGCGTGTCTTGAAGGCTGTGGCGGTGGTACGCTGATTTCTATGGTGATTACAATGATGGCAGACCGCTCATTTCCTCAAGAACGGGGACAAGTTTTTGCTATATGTGTAGCTGGATTTGACCTGGGGATTGCGATCGCCGCGCCTGTTTTCGGTTCTCTTGCCGAACAAATCGGTTACCGCAATATGTTTGGTTTCTCTGCTATTTTGACTTTTCTGGCATTCCTGATCTTCCTGACTCAGTCCAGCAAAAACTTATCTAATTCTCTGCGTTTTGCTCTTGGCCGTAGTGAAGATGTCTACTCATTAAATAAACTATAA
- the moaC gene encoding cyclic pyranopterin monophosphate synthase MoaC translates to MTQENFLSPSPAADLTHLDAQGQAQMVDVSDKIPTVRQAVASAKVRMLPETFATIQAGNAPKGDVLATARLAGIMAAKQTANLIPLCHPLPLQKIEVTVTPDPQLPGYQIQAIVKTKAETGVEMEALTAVSVAALTLYDMAKALEKSIQIVEIRLLSKTGGKSGEYSPPEP, encoded by the coding sequence ATGACGCAAGAAAATTTTTTATCGCCTTCTCCCGCAGCCGATTTAACTCATCTGGATGCTCAAGGACAAGCGCAGATGGTGGATGTATCTGACAAAATCCCTACAGTTCGCCAAGCTGTAGCCTCCGCCAAGGTGCGGATGTTGCCAGAAACTTTTGCTACGATTCAAGCCGGCAATGCTCCCAAAGGGGATGTGTTGGCGACTGCCAGGTTAGCGGGAATTATGGCAGCCAAACAGACAGCTAACTTAATTCCTCTGTGCCATCCATTGCCGTTGCAAAAAATTGAGGTGACGGTGACACCAGATCCGCAGTTACCAGGCTATCAAATTCAGGCGATCGTCAAAACCAAAGCTGAAACTGGCGTGGAAATGGAAGCTTTAACTGCAGTTTCTGTTGCTGCCTTAACCTTATACGATATGGCCAAAGCCTTAGAAAAGTCGATTCAAATTGTAGAGATTCGCCTATTGAGTAAAACTGGCGGGAAATCTGGTGAATATTCCCCGCCAGAACCATAG
- a CDS encoding DUF2795 domain-containing protein produces MTKANPVEIQKHLKGVDYPADKQQLIKHAKKQKADQDVLSILEQLPDDEEFNSPADLNKAIGDIV; encoded by the coding sequence ATGACTAAGGCAAATCCAGTTGAAATCCAGAAACACTTGAAAGGTGTTGATTATCCTGCTGATAAACAACAATTGATTAAACATGCTAAAAAGCAAAAGGCTGATCAGGATGTACTCTCAATCTTAGAGCAATTGCCAGACGATGAAGAGTTCAACAGTCCCGCCGACCTTAACAAAGCCATAGGCGATATCGTCTAG
- a CDS encoding 2TM domain-containing protein — MPPRWPTKPDRQDPAYRKIDDRMNFAVHVAIAATINSGLWFVHNLKAATWEWLPWVTAGWIGVLLVHLIYISAIANYSQKST; from the coding sequence ATGCCTCCTCGTTGGCCTACTAAACCCGATCGCCAAGACCCCGCTTACCGTAAAATAGACGATCGCATGAATTTTGCCGTACATGTGGCGATCGCCGCTACGATTAATTCTGGACTATGGTTTGTTCATAATCTCAAAGCAGCTACCTGGGAATGGCTTCCTTGGGTGACAGCTGGTTGGATCGGAGTATTGTTGGTGCATCTGATTTATATTAGTGCGATCGCCAACTACTCCCAAAAATCAACCTGA
- a CDS encoding DUF3181 family protein: MAKTNTTELLEALAAEIGENVYIDIAKWHLHLSDAKLHTVVAEQLYPLITSKTVSEDGVIAVLESIKVKIGGGRKELPLIDLLPLQGQVNLVDILEKYQREI; this comes from the coding sequence ATGGCTAAGACTAACACTACAGAACTACTCGAAGCCCTAGCAGCTGAAATTGGCGAAAATGTCTACATAGATATTGCAAAGTGGCATCTTCATTTATCTGATGCCAAGTTGCATACAGTTGTTGCCGAACAACTGTATCCTTTAATTACTTCTAAGACTGTAAGTGAAGACGGTGTAATCGCCGTCCTAGAATCTATTAAAGTCAAAATTGGTGGCGGAAGAAAAGAACTGCCTTTAATCGATTTACTACCACTGCAAGGACAAGTTAACTTAGTAGATATTTTAGAAAAGTATCAGCGCGAAATTTAA
- a CDS encoding ABA4-like family protein encodes MTITQLFNVANLFVLPFWTLMILLPNWQVTRRIMESYLPFVVLAGAYLYLFVSSITPENAQALSNPQLADIARFFTDETAAATGWIHFLVMDLFVGRWIYWEGQKTGIWTFHSLGMCLFAGPLGLLSHIVTYWITKRFFPRSEAEATLIVEKAASSTRT; translated from the coding sequence ATGACTATCACTCAACTATTCAACGTTGCCAATCTGTTCGTTTTGCCTTTTTGGACATTAATGATTCTCCTGCCAAATTGGCAAGTAACACGCAGGATTATGGAATCGTATCTACCCTTTGTAGTTTTAGCTGGAGCTTATTTATATTTGTTTGTCAGCAGCATTACACCAGAAAACGCTCAAGCTTTATCTAATCCTCAATTAGCAGATATTGCCCGCTTTTTTACCGATGAAACAGCTGCTGCTACAGGTTGGATTCATTTTTTAGTAATGGATTTGTTCGTTGGTCGTTGGATATATTGGGAAGGACAGAAAACAGGTATTTGGACATTTCATTCCCTTGGAATGTGCTTATTTGCGGGCCCTTTAGGATTGCTTTCTCACATCGTTACTTACTGGATAACTAAAAGATTTTTCCCACGTTCTGAAGCTGAAGCGACATTAATAGTAGAAAAAGCTGCTTCATCAACTAGGACGTAG
- the cobW gene encoding cobalamin biosynthesis protein CobW: MATKIPVTVITGFLGSGKTSLIRHLLQNNQGRRIAVLVNEFGELGIDGELLKSCQICPEDGESNIFELTNGCLCCTVQEEFFPMMQQLLKRRDSIDCILIETSGLALPKPLVKAFRWQEIRAGATVDAVITVVDCAAVAAGTFASDPEAIAAQRQADDSLEHETPLQELFEDQLACADLVVLNKTDLVDAETKARVEALVKQELPRVVKIVESDRGQLDASILLGFQAAVEDNLDSRPSHHDTEEDHNHDEEITSTHLILDRSFDPEKLQKQLQTLVNQQEIYRIKGFVAVPNKPMRLVMQGVGTRFDQFYDRLWQPEEARQTRLVFIGRDLKSAEIESQLVAL, from the coding sequence ATGGCTACAAAAATTCCTGTCACGGTGATTACAGGCTTCTTAGGAAGTGGCAAAACTAGTCTAATTCGCCATCTACTTCAAAATAACCAAGGACGACGCATTGCGGTTTTAGTGAACGAATTTGGCGAACTCGGTATTGATGGTGAATTATTGAAATCCTGTCAAATTTGTCCAGAAGATGGTGAAAGTAATATTTTTGAATTAACGAACGGCTGCTTATGTTGCACTGTGCAGGAAGAATTTTTCCCGATGATGCAACAGTTGCTGAAGCGGCGAGATAGCATCGACTGTATTTTAATTGAAACCTCTGGTTTAGCCTTACCTAAACCCTTGGTGAAGGCTTTTCGCTGGCAAGAAATTCGTGCCGGTGCGACAGTGGATGCAGTGATTACCGTCGTCGATTGTGCAGCCGTAGCCGCTGGGACATTTGCTAGCGATCCGGAAGCGATCGCTGCCCAGAGACAAGCAGATGATAGTCTAGAACATGAAACACCATTGCAAGAACTGTTTGAAGACCAACTTGCTTGTGCAGATTTGGTGGTGTTGAATAAAACTGACTTAGTCGATGCCGAGACAAAGGCGCGAGTTGAAGCGCTAGTTAAACAAGAATTGCCCAGAGTTGTGAAGATTGTCGAGAGCGATCGTGGTCAACTCGATGCATCTATTTTACTAGGATTTCAAGCCGCAGTTGAAGATAATTTAGATAGCCGTCCCAGTCATCATGACACTGAAGAAGACCACAACCACGACGAAGAGATTACCTCAACTCACCTGATTTTAGACCGGTCTTTTGACCCAGAAAAGCTGCAGAAACAATTACAAACATTGGTAAATCAACAAGAAATTTACCGGATTAAAGGCTTTGTAGCCGTACCAAATAAACCCATGCGTCTAGTCATGCAAGGCGTAGGAACACGATTTGATCAGTTTTACGATCGCCTTTGGCAACCAGAAGAAGCAAGACAAACCCGTTTAGTTTTTATTGGACGTGATTTGAAATCTGCAGAAATTGAATCGCAACTTGTAGCCTTATAA